Proteins encoded by one window of Nitrospirota bacterium:
- a CDS encoding sigma-54-dependent Fis family transcriptional regulator, translated as MNSASAIVILASDQIQSNYMKSSIQDFGYSIFAAHKYEDGIDLLSRKKPAVAILDSSLKDMHWREVALNIKEISKDTSILLVTPLITKDDSLNPNIDGVIKSPVDYTELRDTITRYMNKGNDYNESALINDIGVEAPGVDCVGEILLGHSRRITDIKNIIRRVAQPDITVLLRGESGTGKELAAQALYRFSNRKNRPFVKVLCAAIPEGLLESELFGHEKGSFTGAHRMKPGKFEFANNGTIFLDEIGDIPQSLQAKLLQVLQDGEFSRIGGREVEVNVRVIAATNKNLERAVVSGTFREDLFYRLNVVSITMPSLRERKDDIPVLTEYFLRKYCKIYNKDYHPLSQEAIERFASYSWPGNVRELENIVKRIIVLGTEKVELSGCSEPDSVVEKTDKLQVENNEDRVEETPYQPRCLKEISREAVSIAEKEAISKTLVLCKWNRRKTAEMLSISYKTLFYKMRQYNLLE; from the coding sequence ATGAACAGCGCGTCTGCTATAGTTATACTTGCTTCTGATCAGATTCAATCAAACTATATGAAATCATCAATTCAGGATTTCGGTTATAGTATATTCGCTGCACATAAATACGAAGATGGTATTGATCTGTTAAGCCGGAAAAAGCCTGCTGTCGCAATCCTTGATTCATCTCTTAAGGATATGCACTGGCGTGAGGTTGCACTCAACATCAAAGAGATAAGCAAGGACACTTCCATCCTCCTCGTTACACCATTGATAACCAAGGACGATTCCCTTAACCCTAACATTGACGGTGTGATAAAGAGCCCGGTTGATTACACTGAATTGCGTGATACGATAACACGATATATGAATAAAGGCAACGACTATAATGAATCTGCTTTGATAAATGATATTGGAGTAGAAGCCCCTGGCGTTGATTGTGTCGGAGAGATTCTGCTCGGTCATAGCAGGCGCATAACTGATATAAAAAACATAATACGACGGGTGGCTCAGCCGGACATTACTGTATTGCTGCGGGGAGAAAGCGGGACCGGAAAGGAACTCGCGGCACAGGCACTATACAGGTTTTCTAACAGGAAGAATAGGCCATTTGTCAAGGTCTTGTGTGCGGCAATTCCTGAAGGTCTGTTGGAGAGCGAATTGTTTGGTCATGAGAAGGGCTCTTTTACAGGCGCTCACAGGATGAAGCCTGGTAAGTTTGAGTTTGCGAACAATGGGACTATATTCCTTGACGAGATTGGGGATATCCCTCAATCGCTTCAGGCGAAGCTACTGCAGGTACTGCAGGATGGAGAATTCTCAAGGATTGGAGGAAGGGAGGTTGAGGTTAATGTCCGTGTGATTGCCGCGACAAACAAAAACCTTGAAAGGGCTGTTGTTTCCGGAACTTTCAGGGAAGACCTTTTTTACAGGCTAAATGTTGTAAGCATAACTATGCCATCCCTGCGTGAGAGAAAAGATGACATTCCGGTATTGACTGAATATTTTCTGCGTAAATATTGTAAAATTTATAATAAGGATTATCACCCGCTTTCACAGGAGGCGATTGAAAGATTTGCCTCTTATAGCTGGCCTGGTAATGTGAGAGAACTGGAAAATATTGTTAAGCGAATTATTGTGCTTGGTACTGAGAAGGTTGAGCTTAGCGGTTGTTCAGAGCCAGATTCAGTAGTGGAAAAGACAGACAAGCTGCAGGTCGAGAATAATGAAGATAGGGTTGAGGAAACTCCATATCAGCCTCGTTGTTTGAAAGAGATTTCCAGGGAGGCGGTCAGCATAGCAGAAAAGGAGGCTATCAGTAAAACCCTTGTTTTATGCAAGTGGAACAGAAGGAAGACAGCAGAGATGCTGTCAATAAGTTACAAGACCCTGTTTTATAAAATGAGGCAATATAACCTGCTTGAATAA
- a CDS encoding GGDEF domain-containing protein codes for MDISSLSIGLHSGKKDRLMFDMVTQTLEREAFDYLLDLEVKKAARYLYYFSLMVLQKDKILRGLSPPEEEALTRKLAAIVKEEVRATDMIGRFENDKFFLILDQADFQSSFKVGVRIKDRIENYAFKTNGNTVGMTTSIGIACFPTHANDIVTLRRKVDIALNMAKEGGGGKVCLPDSD; via the coding sequence TTGGATATTTCATCTTTGAGCATTGGGCTGCATTCCGGGAAAAAAGATAGATTAATGTTTGACATGGTGACACAGACACTTGAGAGGGAGGCTTTTGACTACCTGCTCGACCTTGAGGTTAAGAAGGCCGCCAGATACCTTTATTATTTCTCGCTCATGGTCCTTCAAAAGGACAAGATATTAAGGGGTTTATCACCACCTGAGGAAGAGGCACTTACGAGGAAGCTTGCCGCCATAGTTAAAGAGGAGGTTAGGGCTACCGACATGATAGGAAGGTTTGAGAATGATAAGTTTTTCCTTATCTTAGATCAGGCAGATTTTCAGTCATCTTTCAAGGTCGGTGTGAGGATCAAGGATCGTATTGAGAACTACGCTTTTAAGACAAATGGAAACACTGTTGGCATGACTACGAGTATAGGAATAGCCTGTTTCCCCACGCATGCAAACGATATTGTGACTCTCAGGAGAAAGGTTGACATAGCGTTGAATATGGCAAAAGAAGGCGGCGGAGGGAAGGTATGCCTGCCGGACTCGGATTAG